One genomic region from Streptomyces sp. NBC_01304 encodes:
- a CDS encoding glycoside hydrolase family 18 protein → MLRPHRPRLRALLTAACCAVLGAGLLAGAGTAGAADRSQSPTAEAAAGSKVIGYFTEWGVYDRNYHVKNIETSGSAAKLTHINYAFGNVQGGKCTMGDSYAATDKAYDASGSVDGAADTWDQPLRGNFNQLRKLKKLHPNLKVLWSFGGWTWSGGFTEAAKDPAGFAKSCRALVEDPKWADVFDGIDIDWEYPNDCGLSCDTSGRDAFKNVMSAMRTEFGGDLVTAAITADASDGGKMDSTDYAGAAQYVDWYNPMTYDFFGAWAAQGPTAPHSPLKSYDGIPQQGFNSDATITKLKGLGIPPAKLLLGIGFYGRGWTGVTQKEPGSAATGPAAGKYEQGIDDYKELKSKCPANGTVAGTAYAHCGTNWWSYDTPETIAGKMGYKNEQGLGGTFFWELSGDTANGELINAIN, encoded by the coding sequence ATGCTCAGACCGCACCGCCCGCGCCTCAGGGCGCTCCTGACCGCCGCGTGTTGCGCCGTGCTCGGCGCCGGACTGCTCGCCGGAGCAGGCACCGCGGGTGCCGCCGACCGGTCCCAGTCCCCCACCGCCGAGGCGGCCGCCGGCTCCAAGGTGATCGGCTACTTCACCGAATGGGGCGTCTACGACCGGAACTACCACGTCAAGAACATCGAGACGTCCGGTTCCGCAGCCAAGCTCACGCACATCAACTACGCCTTCGGCAACGTCCAGGGCGGCAAGTGCACGATGGGCGACTCCTACGCCGCGACCGACAAGGCCTATGACGCGAGCGGCAGCGTCGACGGCGCTGCCGACACCTGGGACCAGCCGCTGCGCGGCAACTTCAACCAGCTGCGCAAGCTCAAGAAGCTCCATCCGAACCTGAAGGTCCTGTGGTCCTTCGGCGGCTGGACCTGGTCGGGCGGCTTCACCGAGGCCGCCAAGGACCCGGCCGGCTTCGCCAAGTCCTGCCGCGCGCTGGTCGAGGACCCGAAGTGGGCCGATGTCTTCGACGGCATCGACATCGACTGGGAGTACCCGAACGACTGCGGGCTCTCCTGCGACACCAGCGGCAGGGACGCCTTCAAGAACGTGATGTCGGCGATGCGCACGGAGTTCGGCGGCGACCTGGTCACCGCGGCCATCACCGCCGACGCCTCGGACGGCGGCAAGATGGACTCGACGGACTACGCGGGCGCCGCCCAGTACGTCGACTGGTACAACCCGATGACGTACGACTTCTTCGGCGCGTGGGCGGCGCAGGGCCCGACGGCCCCGCACTCCCCGCTGAAGTCCTACGACGGCATCCCGCAGCAGGGCTTCAACTCCGATGCCACGATCACCAAGCTCAAGGGCCTCGGCATCCCGCCGGCGAAGCTGCTGCTCGGCATCGGCTTCTACGGCCGGGGCTGGACGGGCGTCACGCAGAAGGAGCCGGGCTCCGCCGCCACGGGTCCGGCCGCGGGCAAGTACGAGCAGGGCATCGACGACTACAAGGAACTCAAGTCGAAGTGCCCCGCGAACGGCACGGTGGCCGGGACCGCGTACGCCCACTGCGGCACCAACTGGTGGAGCTACGACACCCCGGAGACCATCGCCGGGAAGATGGGCTACAAGAACGAGCAGGGTCTCGGCGGCACGTTCTTCTGGGAGCTCAGCGGCGACACGGCGAACGGTGAGCTGATCAACGCGATCAACTGA
- a CDS encoding DUF6230 family protein, with protein MPAVLAVGAMASVMAEGALAASFAVSGTSFQVSSGKLSSQGLSSFVQTDRSVDGKGHPVALLGIGDATLSDICQAAEVKTPLGTVVFKLTAGGEAGNVTASNLIIDGEDLVGDARFGTAQIGRDASTLDEVEGVKGEAGKFGLQAGDIEVAGVRSHAWSATGGNFRLKGMKLDVSLDGKKCF; from the coding sequence ATGCCCGCGGTGCTCGCGGTCGGCGCGATGGCCTCGGTGATGGCCGAGGGGGCGCTTGCCGCCTCGTTCGCGGTCTCCGGCACCAGCTTTCAGGTGTCGTCGGGGAAGCTGTCCAGCCAGGGCCTGTCGTCGTTCGTGCAGACGGACCGGTCGGTCGACGGCAAGGGCCACCCGGTGGCGCTGCTCGGGATCGGCGACGCCACCCTGTCCGACATCTGCCAGGCCGCGGAGGTCAAGACCCCGCTCGGCACAGTGGTGTTCAAGCTGACGGCGGGCGGTGAGGCGGGCAACGTGACGGCCAGCAACCTCATCATCGACGGCGAGGACCTGGTGGGCGACGCCCGCTTCGGGACCGCGCAGATCGGCCGGGACGCCTCGACGCTGGACGAGGTCGAGGGCGTCAAGGGCGAGGCCGGGAAGTTCGGGCTGCAGGCCGGGGACATCGAGGTGGCCGGCGTACGCTCCCACGCCTGGTCGGCGACCGGCGGGAACTTCCGGCTCAAGGGCATGAAGCTCGACGTCAGCCTGGACGGCAAGAAGTGCTTCTGA
- a CDS encoding TetR/AcrR family transcriptional regulator, which produces MNISQQRGSTERSQVRRAELIAIGRKLFADTSYDALSMDDIAKQAGVAKGLIYYYFKSKRGYYLAIVEESVAELVARAGSDTELPRAERVHRTIDGYLRYAEHHQAAYRTIVTGGVGFDSQVMAIRDAVREELIGAIAEGAYGHRRIPRLARLALIGWLSSVEAITLDWLGHDGDPDRDTVRDLLVRTLRRTLDTIEEFVPECPSPEPA; this is translated from the coding sequence TTGAATATTAGTCAACAGCGCGGAAGCACCGAACGTTCCCAGGTGCGGCGCGCCGAACTCATCGCCATCGGCCGGAAGTTGTTCGCCGACACCTCCTATGACGCGTTGTCCATGGACGACATCGCCAAGCAGGCAGGTGTGGCCAAAGGGCTGATCTACTACTACTTCAAGTCCAAGCGCGGCTACTACCTCGCGATCGTCGAGGAGTCGGTGGCCGAGCTGGTCGCCCGCGCCGGCAGCGACACCGAGCTGCCGCGCGCGGAGCGGGTGCATCGCACGATCGACGGCTATCTGCGCTACGCCGAGCACCATCAGGCCGCGTACCGCACCATCGTGACCGGCGGCGTCGGCTTCGACTCGCAGGTCATGGCGATCCGGGACGCGGTGCGCGAGGAGCTGATCGGGGCCATCGCCGAGGGTGCGTACGGCCACCGGCGGATACCCCGTCTGGCCAGGCTCGCGCTGATCGGCTGGCTCAGCAGCGTGGAGGCCATCACGCTCGACTGGCTGGGGCACGACGGCGACCCGGACCGTGACACGGTGCGCGACCTGCTCGTACGCACGCTGCGCAGGACCCTGGACACCATCGAGGAGTTCGTCCCCGAATGCCCCTCGCCGGAGCCCGCCTGA
- a CDS encoding acyl-CoA dehydrogenase family protein has protein sequence MPDRAPHQPVERQLPTEEARDLFALVRELVKAEIAPKAAEEEDAGHFPREVFTLLSESGLLGLPYDSEFGGGDQPYEVYLQVLEELAAARLTVGLGVSVHSLACHALAGYGTKEQQAEHLPAMLGGGLLGAYCLSEPASGSDAASLRTKAVRDDDSWVITGTKAWITHGGLADFYTVLARTGGEGARGISAFLVPGDAEGLNAAAPEKKMGMKGSPTAQLHFDGVRVQGARRIGEEGQGFAIALSALDSGRLGIAACAIGVAQAALNEALAYATERQQFGRPIADFQGLRFMLADMATQIEAGRALYLAAARLRDAGRPFSRQAAMAKLFCTDLAMQVTIDAVQVLGGYGYTLDFPVERYMREAKVLQIVEGTNQIQRMVIARHLAGPDSR, from the coding sequence ATGCCAGACCGCGCGCCGCACCAGCCGGTGGAACGTCAGCTGCCCACCGAGGAGGCCAGAGACCTGTTCGCGCTCGTGCGTGAGCTCGTCAAGGCCGAGATCGCGCCCAAGGCGGCCGAGGAGGAGGACGCCGGGCACTTCCCGCGCGAAGTCTTCACGCTGCTCTCGGAGTCCGGCCTGCTCGGATTGCCGTACGACTCCGAGTTCGGCGGCGGTGACCAGCCCTACGAGGTCTACCTCCAGGTGCTCGAAGAGCTCGCCGCCGCCCGCCTCACCGTGGGCCTCGGCGTCAGCGTGCACTCACTGGCCTGCCACGCCCTCGCCGGTTACGGCACCAAGGAGCAGCAGGCGGAGCATCTGCCCGCGATGCTCGGCGGCGGACTGCTCGGCGCGTACTGCCTCTCCGAGCCCGCCTCCGGCTCCGACGCGGCCTCGTTGCGCACGAAGGCCGTGCGGGACGACGACAGCTGGGTGATCACCGGCACCAAGGCCTGGATCACGCACGGCGGCCTGGCCGACTTCTACACGGTCCTGGCCCGCACCGGCGGCGAGGGCGCCCGCGGCATCTCCGCCTTCCTCGTGCCCGGCGACGCCGAGGGGCTGAACGCCGCGGCCCCCGAGAAGAAGATGGGCATGAAGGGCTCGCCCACCGCCCAGCTGCACTTCGACGGCGTCCGCGTCCAGGGCGCCCGGCGCATCGGCGAGGAGGGCCAGGGCTTCGCCATCGCCCTGTCCGCCCTCGACTCGGGCCGGCTCGGCATCGCGGCCTGCGCGATCGGCGTGGCCCAGGCGGCGCTGAACGAGGCGCTGGCGTACGCCACCGAGCGACAGCAGTTCGGCCGCCCCATCGCCGACTTCCAGGGCCTGCGCTTCATGCTGGCCGACATGGCCACCCAGATCGAGGCGGGCCGTGCGCTGTACCTCGCGGCGGCCCGGCTGCGCGACGCGGGCCGCCCGTTCTCCCGCCAGGCGGCGATGGCCAAGCTGTTCTGCACGGACCTCGCGATGCAGGTGACCATCGACGCCGTCCAGGTGCTCGGCGGGTACGGCTACACGCTGGACTTCCCCGTGGAGCGCTACATGCGCGAGGCCAAGGTGCTGCAGATCGTCGAGGGCACCAATCAGATCCAGCGCATGGTCATCGCACGTCACCTAGCGGGTCCCGACTCGCGCTGA
- a CDS encoding peptidase C39 family protein, giving the protein MTSSTPSPSRRTLLTVALAAAAAGAASPAAAAPGSSPAPGSAPAGAPAGSGRLVDNRFWTSYNDWRSGTAKGTRAVAGARPGLAIAAPAGRTDYTDPHTGQTATWEYATWTGPTHKLAVPSTEVIASWNARTPDGTWILVELQGTYSDGTRTPWYVMGRWAAKDTDIKRTSVDDQTDDKSTIWTDTFAIDDPATGLRLVSYQLRLTLYRKPGSKASPTVWRLGAMGSDVPDRFTVPASTPHLAKELKVPRYSQNVHVGQYPEYDNGGEAWCSPTSSQMIIEYWGRKPTAEDLAWVNPDFADPQVCHAARYTFDYQYNGCGNWPFNAAYAATYKDMQGVVTRLGSLTDLERLIAAGIPAITSQSFLKEELTGAGYGTAGHLMTVIGFTADGDVIANDPASPSNDAVRRVYKRREWENIWLRTKRYNATGKVVSGTGGVCYLYFPARPNTAQRKALAAVGVR; this is encoded by the coding sequence ATGACCAGCTCCACACCCAGCCCGTCCCGCAGAACCCTGCTCACCGTGGCCCTCGCGGCGGCCGCAGCCGGCGCCGCGTCGCCCGCAGCCGCCGCGCCCGGAAGTTCACCGGCGCCCGGCAGCGCCCCGGCCGGCGCCCCGGCCGGGAGCGGCCGACTCGTGGACAACCGCTTCTGGACCTCGTACAACGACTGGCGCTCCGGCACCGCCAAGGGCACCCGGGCAGTCGCCGGCGCCCGCCCCGGCCTGGCCATCGCCGCCCCCGCGGGCCGCACCGACTACACCGACCCGCACACCGGGCAGACCGCGACCTGGGAGTACGCCACCTGGACCGGGCCCACCCACAAGCTCGCGGTGCCCTCCACCGAGGTCATCGCGTCCTGGAACGCCCGCACCCCGGACGGCACCTGGATCCTGGTCGAACTGCAGGGAACGTACAGCGACGGGACCAGGACCCCCTGGTACGTGATGGGGCGCTGGGCGGCCAAGGACACCGACATCAAGCGGACCTCGGTCGACGACCAGACCGACGACAAGAGCACGATCTGGACCGACACCTTCGCCATCGACGACCCGGCGACGGGCCTGCGCCTGGTCTCGTACCAGCTGCGCCTGACCCTCTACCGCAAGCCGGGCAGCAAGGCCTCGCCCACCGTGTGGCGCCTGGGCGCGATGGGCTCGGACGTCCCCGACCGCTTCACGGTGCCCGCCTCCACGCCGCACCTGGCCAAGGAGCTGAAGGTCCCGCGCTACTCGCAGAACGTCCACGTCGGCCAGTACCCGGAGTACGACAACGGCGGCGAGGCCTGGTGCAGCCCCACCTCCTCGCAGATGATCATCGAGTACTGGGGCCGTAAGCCCACCGCCGAGGACCTGGCCTGGGTGAACCCCGACTTCGCCGACCCGCAGGTCTGCCACGCGGCCCGCTACACCTTCGACTACCAGTACAACGGCTGCGGCAACTGGCCGTTCAACGCCGCCTACGCGGCGACGTACAAGGACATGCAGGGCGTCGTCACCCGCCTCGGCTCGCTCACCGACCTGGAGCGGCTGATCGCGGCCGGCATCCCGGCCATAACGTCACAGTCGTTCCTGAAGGAGGAGCTCACCGGCGCCGGCTACGGCACCGCGGGCCACCTGATGACCGTGATCGGCTTCACGGCGGACGGCGACGTGATCGCCAACGACCCCGCCTCGCCCAGCAACGACGCGGTGCGCCGGGTCTACAAGCGGCGCGAGTGGGAGAACATCTGGCTCCGCACCAAGCGCTACAACGCGACCGGCAAGGTGGTCTCCGGCACAGGCGGCGTCTGCTACCTGTACTTCCCGGCCCGCCCGAACACCGCGCAGCGCAAGGCCCTGGCGGCCGTCGGGGTGCGCTGA
- a CDS encoding DUF6114 domain-containing protein, translating to MLLNFRSGDPEVGGGWLDRRLPAPDQRRVLRRWRRTRPFWGGLLLILGGAELLLIPLSPLTVLVSLGLGGIAAIGIGLALIVAGVFLWLMPQARHYVSINALILSVLSFAATNLGGFLVGMLLGIAGSAMGFGWTPVPEGEEDAAKRPSVRDGQGTRTLGVLLPVILLAAVFGPGVGRAEAAPAGSIIAPDTPPSVTTTLFAPEGFSFSEVREIPTSKGPLKVMVLRMKAASLTDYRLKTRDGRDELALGADTLELSGDVTLYLTKFTGCIEGLLCVTFTPDKLPVPPVIPPFVFMTDVKAEQALVTSDLIVAGGLTLGAS from the coding sequence GTGCTTCTGAACTTCCGCTCCGGCGATCCCGAGGTCGGGGGCGGCTGGCTGGACCGGCGGCTGCCGGCGCCGGATCAGCGCCGGGTGCTGCGCAGATGGCGCCGGACCCGGCCGTTCTGGGGCGGGCTGCTGCTGATCCTGGGCGGGGCCGAGCTGCTGCTCATCCCGCTGTCGCCGCTGACGGTCCTGGTGAGTCTCGGGCTCGGCGGGATCGCGGCGATCGGGATCGGGCTCGCACTGATCGTGGCCGGTGTCTTCCTCTGGCTGATGCCGCAGGCCCGGCACTACGTGAGCATCAACGCCCTTATTCTGTCGGTGCTTTCGTTCGCCGCGACCAATCTGGGCGGCTTCCTGGTGGGCATGCTGCTCGGCATCGCGGGCAGTGCGATGGGGTTCGGCTGGACTCCGGTGCCCGAGGGCGAGGAGGACGCGGCGAAGCGGCCTTCGGTCCGCGACGGGCAGGGCACGCGGACGCTCGGGGTGCTGCTGCCGGTGATCCTGCTCGCGGCGGTCTTCGGGCCGGGTGTGGGACGGGCCGAGGCGGCTCCGGCCGGCTCGATCATCGCGCCCGACACCCCGCCGTCCGTGACGACCACGCTCTTCGCGCCGGAGGGCTTCTCGTTCTCCGAGGTGCGCGAAATCCCCACCTCCAAGGGCCCGTTGAAGGTCATGGTGCTGCGCATGAAGGCGGCCTCGCTGACGGACTACCGGCTCAAGACGCGGGACGGGCGCGACGAACTCGCCCTGGGCGCCGACACCTTGGAGCTCAGCGGCGATGTGACGCTCTATCTCACCAAGTTCACCGGCTGCATCGAGGGTCTGCTGTGTGTGACGTTCACGCCGGACAAGCTGCCGGTGCCGCCGGTGATCCCGCCGTTCGTCTTCATGACGGACGTCAAGGCCGAGCAGGCGCTGGTCACTTCGGATCTGATCGTGGCCGGCGGGCTGACCCTGGGGGCGTCATGA
- a CDS encoding SCO1431 family membrane protein yields MHATTAKSPAEVAEYAKARTGGPKDVGPKILEHVLGWTLVVVLAMFVTQAGLL; encoded by the coding sequence ATGCATGCCACCACCGCGAAGAGCCCTGCCGAAGTCGCCGAGTACGCCAAGGCGCGCACCGGCGGCCCCAAGGACGTCGGCCCGAAGATCCTGGAGCACGTGCTCGGCTGGACCCTGGTGGTCGTCCTCGCGATGTTCGTCACGCAGGCGGGTCTGCTCTGA
- a CDS encoding amidohydrolase, with translation MSQRVTPSAPSSPPEPDHRTVLLRGGDIHSPADPFATAMVVERGHVAWVGSEGAADAFSDGVDEVVDLQGALVTPAFTDAHVHTTATGLALTGLDLSGARTLDEALALVRAHAAAHPTDKVLLGHGWDAARWPERRPPSRAELDEAAQGRPLYLTRIDVHSAVVTTALLDQVPGITDKAGWEGDAPLTQDAHHAVRAAAHGSVSGAQRDAAQRTALRHAASLGIGSVHECAGPDISSEDDLTGLLRLAAEEPGPRVVGYWAEQVTSAADADRIRELGALGAAGDLFVDGALGSHTACLHESYDDAPHTGTAYLDADAVTAHVVACTEAGLQAGFHAIGDAAVTAVVEGVRAAAEKVSLPRVRAARHRVEHAEMLTPETIAAFAELGLTASVQPAFDALWGGEDGMYAERLGAERARTLNPFAVMLRSGVPLAFGSDSPVTPLDPWGTVRAAAFHHTPEHRISVRAAFTAHTRGGWRVVGRDDAGILVPGAPADYAVWRADELVVQAPDDRVARWSTDPRSGTPGLPDLTPGGQLPVCLRTVVFGQTVFVRPDE, from the coding sequence ATGAGTCAGCGCGTCACCCCCTCCGCACCTTCGTCACCTCCCGAGCCGGACCACCGCACGGTCCTGCTGCGCGGCGGAGACATCCACAGCCCGGCCGACCCCTTCGCCACCGCGATGGTCGTCGAGCGCGGCCACGTCGCCTGGGTCGGCTCCGAAGGCGCCGCCGATGCCTTCTCGGACGGCGTCGACGAGGTCGTCGACCTCCAAGGGGCCCTGGTCACCCCGGCGTTCACCGACGCCCACGTCCACACCACGGCGACCGGCCTCGCCCTCACCGGCCTCGACCTGTCGGGCGCCCGCACCCTCGACGAGGCTCTTGCGCTCGTACGCGCCCACGCCGCCGCCCACCCGACGGACAAGGTCCTCCTCGGCCACGGCTGGGACGCCGCGCGCTGGCCCGAGCGGCGGCCCCCGTCGCGGGCCGAGCTGGACGAGGCGGCCCAGGGCCGCCCGCTCTACCTGACCCGGATCGACGTGCACTCCGCCGTGGTCACCACGGCCCTGCTCGACCAGGTCCCGGGCATCACGGACAAGGCCGGCTGGGAGGGCGACGCACCGCTCACCCAGGACGCCCACCACGCGGTACGTGCCGCCGCCCACGGCTCCGTCAGCGGGGCCCAGCGCGACGCCGCCCAGCGCACCGCGCTGCGGCACGCCGCATCCCTCGGGATCGGCTCGGTGCACGAGTGCGCGGGCCCCGACATCTCCAGCGAGGACGACCTCACCGGGCTGCTCCGGCTTGCCGCCGAGGAGCCGGGCCCGCGCGTCGTCGGCTACTGGGCCGAGCAGGTCACGAGCGCCGCCGACGCCGACCGCATCCGCGAACTGGGCGCCCTGGGCGCGGCGGGCGACCTCTTCGTCGACGGCGCGCTCGGCTCGCACACGGCGTGCCTGCACGAGTCGTACGACGACGCGCCGCACACCGGCACCGCCTACCTCGACGCCGACGCGGTCACCGCGCACGTCGTCGCGTGCACCGAGGCGGGCCTCCAGGCCGGCTTCCACGCGATCGGCGACGCGGCCGTCACCGCCGTCGTCGAGGGCGTCCGCGCCGCCGCCGAGAAGGTCAGCCTGCCCCGCGTCCGCGCCGCCCGGCACCGCGTCGAGCACGCCGAGATGCTCACCCCCGAGACCATCGCGGCCTTCGCGGAGCTCGGCCTCACTGCATCCGTCCAGCCGGCCTTCGACGCCCTGTGGGGCGGCGAGGACGGCATGTACGCCGAGCGGCTCGGCGCCGAACGTGCCCGGACCCTCAACCCCTTTGCGGTGATGCTGCGTTCGGGCGTTCCGCTGGCCTTCGGCTCGGACAGCCCCGTCACCCCCCTCGACCCGTGGGGCACCGTCAGGGCGGCCGCCTTCCACCACACGCCGGAGCACCGGATCTCCGTACGCGCGGCGTTCACCGCCCACACGCGCGGCGGCTGGCGCGTGGTCGGCCGTGACGACGCCGGCATCCTGGTGCCGGGCGCGCCTGCGGACTATGCGGTGTGGCGCGCGGACGAGCTGGTGGTGCAGGCCCCCGACGACCGCGTGGCCCGCTGGTCCACGGACCCCCGCTCGGGGACGCCGGGCCTGCCGGACCTCACCCCGGGCGGCCAACTCCCGGTCTGCCTGCGCACCGTGGTGTTCGGGCAGACGGTCTTCGTACGGCCGGACGAGTGA
- a CDS encoding polyprenol monophosphomannose synthase, which produces MKDGGERQYGPLGTALVIIPTYNEAENIKPIVGRVRAAVPEAHILVADDNSPDGTGKLADELAAEDDQVHVLHRRGKEGLGAAYLAGFQWGIDNGYGVLVEMDADGSHQPEELPRLLTALKGADLVLGSRWVPGGRVVNWPKSREFISRGGSLYSRTLLDVPLRDVTGGYRAFRKETLQGLGLDQVASQGYCFQVDLARRAIKAGFHVVEVPITFVEREHGDSKMSKDILVEALWRVTAWGVTERVGRVSRALNKKPAR; this is translated from the coding sequence GTGAAGGACGGCGGGGAGCGGCAGTACGGCCCGCTCGGCACAGCTTTGGTGATCATTCCGACCTATAACGAGGCGGAGAACATCAAGCCGATCGTCGGGCGTGTCCGGGCCGCGGTGCCCGAGGCGCACATCCTTGTGGCGGACGACAACAGCCCCGACGGCACCGGCAAGCTCGCCGACGAGCTGGCGGCCGAGGACGACCAGGTCCACGTGTTGCACCGCAGGGGCAAGGAGGGCCTTGGGGCCGCCTACCTCGCGGGCTTCCAGTGGGGCATCGACAACGGCTACGGCGTACTCGTCGAGATGGACGCCGACGGCTCCCACCAGCCGGAGGAGCTGCCCCGGCTGCTCACCGCGCTGAAGGGCGCCGACCTGGTGCTCGGCTCGCGCTGGGTGCCCGGCGGACGGGTCGTGAACTGGCCCAAGTCGCGCGAGTTCATCTCCCGCGGCGGCAGCCTCTACTCGCGGACCCTCCTGGACGTCCCGCTGCGCGACGTCACCGGCGGCTACCGGGCGTTCCGCAAGGAGACCCTGCAGGGCCTCGGGCTCGACCAGGTCGCCTCGCAGGGCTACTGCTTCCAGGTCGACCTGGCCCGGCGCGCGATCAAGGCCGGCTTCCACGTGGTCGAGGTGCCCATCACCTTCGTCGAGCGCGAGCACGGCGACTCCAAGATGAGCAAGGACATCCTGGTCGAGGCGCTGTGGCGGGTCACCGCCTGGGGCGTCACGGAGCGCGTGGGCCGCGTGAGCCGCGCCCTCAACAAGAAGCCCGCTCGCTGA
- a CDS encoding phosphotransferase family protein has protein sequence MATAPRPRTTTRDPEELAQRLTAWLDGRLPGAKVTGVTVPESNGMSSETLLFDIEHPEPPLRACALRVAADPAAYTIFPVYDLDRQYRTMSLVAEHTDLPVPRVRWLEQDPGPLGAPFFVMERVDGRVPPDVMPYTYEGNWLHSASDEERAGLQEASIRVLAALHDQFPVTEADFLALPGEGSTLRRHVAAQRAYYAWVVKDLPASPLIETAFDRLEEVWPDDEGEAVLNWGDARIGNIIYDGFEPAAVLDWEMAALAPREVDLGWTIYLHRFFQDLTVSFGQEGLPDFLRRDDIERRYAELTGHTPRDMDFYTLYAALRHAVVMLRVAYRQVHFGEVAVPEDPDKLILHHASLAAMVQGSYWS, from the coding sequence ATGGCCACGGCACCCCGCCCCCGCACCACCACCCGCGACCCGGAGGAGCTCGCCCAGCGCCTCACGGCCTGGCTCGACGGCAGGCTGCCCGGCGCGAAGGTCACCGGAGTCACCGTCCCCGAGTCCAACGGCATGTCCAGCGAGACCCTGCTCTTCGACATCGAGCACCCCGAACCACCGCTGCGGGCCTGCGCGTTGCGGGTCGCCGCCGACCCGGCGGCGTACACGATCTTCCCGGTCTACGACCTGGACCGGCAGTACCGCACCATGAGCCTGGTCGCCGAGCACACCGACCTGCCGGTGCCCCGGGTGCGCTGGCTGGAGCAGGACCCCGGCCCGCTCGGGGCGCCCTTCTTCGTGATGGAGCGCGTCGACGGGCGCGTGCCGCCCGACGTCATGCCGTACACCTACGAGGGCAACTGGCTGCACTCCGCGAGCGACGAGGAACGCGCCGGACTGCAGGAGGCCAGCATCCGCGTCCTCGCCGCGCTGCACGACCAATTCCCCGTCACCGAGGCCGACTTCCTCGCCCTGCCCGGTGAGGGCAGCACGCTGCGCCGTCATGTCGCGGCCCAACGGGCCTACTACGCCTGGGTGGTGAAGGACCTCCCGGCCTCACCTCTGATCGAGACCGCCTTCGACCGGCTGGAGGAGGTCTGGCCCGACGACGAGGGTGAGGCGGTCCTCAACTGGGGCGACGCCCGGATCGGCAACATCATCTACGACGGCTTCGAACCGGCCGCCGTCCTCGACTGGGAGATGGCGGCACTCGCCCCGCGCGAGGTCGACCTCGGCTGGACGATCTATCTGCACCGCTTCTTCCAGGACTTGACCGTCAGCTTCGGCCAGGAGGGGCTGCCGGACTTCCTGCGCCGCGACGACATCGAGCGCAGGTATGCCGAACTGACCGGGCACACCCCGCGCGACATGGACTTCTACACGCTGTACGCCGCACTGCGGCACGCCGTCGTCATGCTGCGCGTCGCCTACCGGCAGGTGCACTTCGGTGAGGTCGCGGTCCCGGAGGATCCGGACAAGCTGATCCTGCACCACGCCTCGCTGGCGGCCATGGTGCAGGGCAGCTACTGGAGTTGA
- a CDS encoding Lrp/AsnC family transcriptional regulator, whose protein sequence is MEELDRQIVQLLVKDGRMSYTDLGKATGLSTSAVHQRVRRLEQRGVIRGYAAVVDPEAVGLPLTAFISVKPFDPSAPDDIAERLAGVPEIEACHSVAGDENYILKVRVATPLELEDLLARLRSLAGVSTRTTVVLSTPYEARPPQV, encoded by the coding sequence ATGGAGGAGCTCGACCGTCAGATCGTGCAGCTGCTCGTCAAGGACGGGCGGATGAGCTACACCGACCTGGGCAAGGCCACGGGCCTGTCCACGTCGGCCGTGCACCAGCGGGTGCGCCGGCTCGAACAGCGGGGCGTCATCCGCGGCTATGCCGCGGTCGTCGACCCCGAGGCCGTCGGCCTGCCCCTGACGGCCTTCATCTCGGTGAAGCCCTTCGACCCGAGCGCCCCCGACGACATCGCCGAACGCCTCGCCGGAGTGCCGGAGATCGAGGCGTGTCACAGCGTGGCCGGGGACGAGAACTACATCCTCAAGGTCCGCGTCGCCACGCCCCTGGAGCTGGAGGACCTCCTCGCCAGGCTGCGCTCGCTGGCCGGCGTCTCCACCCGCACGACGGTCGTCCTGTCCACGCCGTACGAGGCGCGCCCGCCCCAGGTCTGA